In a genomic window of Kluyveromyces marxianus DMKU3-1042 DNA, complete genome, chromosome 7:
- the SDD4 gene encoding Sdd4p: MASENKGTDEMVGGRHVCPHPDCDKTFSRYEHLQRHKLNHWPKEIFRCDYVYPEDGIVCNRSFVRKDLLVRHQRRHSNNGVRMQMKVRRELGKVKGASGSQRRLSETPDQIQVGQAHEPARLVPETSSNTNSNSYSNANGNLATRKLDHIVLDVGDGKSKSGGTGESNSATASAAGPIGGVSTTTTTTTTTSSSNASLNSGFALGGSGGGGAGSGSGSGMAPNTNLNNFFNWLFAAAPTQEAATPAVAAGGPPPPPHAVGTAPNSNVAQQPHISVNNNNNIASTGMVPGLPQTAMLEPEISSQNNQHVQSSSFETDTSGGGTTSGSSTGSGSATVANIMDDLFSVDFLPNDPLQSLVQQMSYNNMNNNSQPVSVGSLNTPPNKGSTCSPESVPNRSPKFRDFGKEHIKDNLQAQKSKVEELRSQLKRSESIPGASSSTPGAGAGPSTKRQKTMLLSKPSFFNSDPNSKFRLSLERQAVFAEQIADIKYILLSDLQTALKSYWLNFHPQYPILHKPSFDIEKAPSILVLSMIMTGASYLGSANRRSISDVIAGPLRWLIFSHEDFQPTSETYIIQALLLLECYEKTSTNRYLHERSYLHHGTTIQLLRRTPSLGGHPLRIKKEQSPSNYESMEEIYKNWIDFETLKRTALYAFYIDTTHAVVFGYTYLFIHCNQVQLSLPCSDEIWDSYDLSLEKLLQHGFGGKDVSFLDTLKQLLNHVMHRLQRSGNTEPWTKLKTSKFGEKLLLSGLISIMFQLQQHSEVISLGGDNPLSVQNIHWQEIISFAIDYWHSEVMHGCQNSSNSVLSNVDAVNTVDDEGIKLLRLDDVHSCKIPAYHMSQIILRIFQYDYYIYAGAPWRMNVRAGTEEYALVSERILKFSQDPMQGGMAIVYAYMFLFEMFQNGENLSCDVNLDYCITRPNTLALTSLLIWSYNYSLYGPETHIWDNSSDTDENLNKKLKEEYVPIESFQQHLKRMYSYLHVDKNLDVYTHHQQLKEKARLLKDIPNKNHLAGMMLFMRDLFHGCYWELGREFSHLFDNCLERSMGRAKVVCEHMYET, encoded by the coding sequence ATGGCGTCTGAAAACAAGGGCACAGATGAGATGGTTGGCGGGCGACACGTGTGCCCGCATCCAGATTGTGACAAGACATTCTCGAGATACGAACATCTGCAGCGACACAAGTTGAACCACTGGCCCAAAGAGATCTTCCGGTGCGATTATGTGTATCCAGAGGATGGAATAGTGTGCAACCGAAGCTTTGTGCGTAAAGATTTGTTGGTACGGCACCAGAGACGACATTCGAACAATGGTGTGCGTATGCAGATGAAGGTTCGGAGGGAATTGGGTAAAGTGAAGGGAGCCAGTGGGTCCCAGAGGAGGCTGAGCGAAACACCAGACCAGATACAAGTGGGGCAGGCTCACGAGCCTGCCCGTCTTGTACCCGAGACTAGTAGCAATactaatagtaatagttATAGTAACGCCAATGGGAACCTGGCGACGAGGAAACTGGACCATATCGTGCTAGATGTTGGAGATGGAAAGAGTAAGAGCGGAGGCACTGGGGAGTCGAATTCGGCAactgcttctgctgctggtCCTATAGGCGGGGTCAGCACTACCacaacaactacaacaaCTACAAGTAGCAGCAATGCTAGTCTGAACTCTGGCTTTGCACTTGGCGGCAGCGGCGGTGGTGGCGCTGGCAGTGGCAGTGGCAGTGGTATGGCTCCTAATACgaacttgaacaactttttcaattggCTTTTCGCTGCGGCCCCTACCCAAGAAGCTGCTACGCCAGCTGTCGCAGCAGGAGGCCCTCCTCCTCCGCCTCATGCTGTAGGAACAGCTCCTAACAGTAATGTAGCGCAACAACCTCATATCTCggtaaacaacaacaacaatatagCATCAACTGGTATGGTGCCAGGGCTCCCACAAACGGCGATGCTGGAGCCAGAAATCTCGTCGCAGAACAACCAGCATGTACAAAGCAGCAGCTTCGAAACCGATACTAGCGGAGGAGGTACCACCAGCGGCAGCAGTACCGGTAGCGGCAGTGCTACCGTCGCGAATATTATGGACGATCTTTTTTCAGTAGACTTCCTTCCCAACGATCCTTTGCAATCTTTGGTCCAACAAATGTCCTACAATAACATGAACAATAATTCACAACCGGTTTCTGTGGGCAGTTTGAATACTCCTCCAAACAAAGGGTCCACTTGCTCGCCAGAATCAGTCCCCAATAGGTCACCGAAATTCAGAGATTTTGGCAAAGAACACATTAAGGACAATCTGCAGGCGCAGAAGAGTAAAGTGGAAGAATTGAGATCTCAGCTAAAACGGTCCGAAAGTATTCCTGGTGCTTCTTCCAGCACACCGGGGGCCGGGGCCGGACCCTCAACTAAAAGGCAAAAGACCATGCTTCTCAGCAAGCCATCGTTCTTCAATTCGGATCCCAATTCAAAGTTTAGACTATCGCTGGAAAGACAAGCTGTGTTTGCAGAACAGATTGCTGATATCAAGTACATTTTACTCAGTGACTTGCAAACAGCACTAAAATCTTACTGGCTCAACTTCCATCCGCAGTATCCAATTCTGCACAAGCCATCCTTCGACATTGAGAAGGCGCCCTCCATTCTTGTTCTCAGCATGATCATGACAGGTGCGTCTTACTTGGGGTCCGCCAATCGTCGTTCTATCAGCGATGTTATCGCGGGGCCATTGCGTTGGTTAATCTTCTCACATGAGGACTTCCAACCGACTTCGGAAACGTACATTATTCAAGCATTACTTTTGCTTGAGTGTTATGAAAAAACAAGTACTAATAGATACTTACACGAACGGAGTTACTTGCATCATGGTACCACGATTCAGTTGCTCCGTCGTACCCCATCTCTTGGTGGGCATCCGCTACGTATCAAGAAGGAACAATCTCCGTCCAACTACGAATCCATGGAGGAGATTTACAAGAACTGGATAGACtttgaaactttgaaaaggaCAGCATTGTATGCATTCTACATCGATACCACCCATGCAGTTGTGTTCGGATATACCTATTTATTCATACACTGTAATCAGGTCCAACTTTCGTTGCCCTGTTCTGATGAGATATGGGACAGCTATGATTTGTCTTTGGAAAAATTGCTGCAGCACGGGTTTGGCGGCAAAGACGTAAGCTTCCTCGACACTTTGAAACAACTCTTGAACCACGTTATGCACCGGTTGCAAAGGTCCGGGAACACGGAACCATGGACCAAGCTGAAAACCAGCAAATTTGGCGAAAAGCTGCTATTGTCGGGGCTTATATCCATCATGTTCCAACTTCAGCAACACTCAGAAGTGATATCTTTGGGCGGAGACAATCCGTTGAGCGTACAAAATATCCACTGGCAAGAAATTATATCGTTTGCCATCGACTACTGGCACAGCGAGGTTATGCATGGGTGCCAAAACTCGTCGAATTCGGTGTTGTCGAACGTGGACGCCGTGAACACCGTGGACGACGAGGGCATCAAGCTGTTGAGACTAGACGACGTCCATTCGTGCAAGATACCTGCATACCACATGTCACAGATCATACTTCGGATATTCCAGTACGATTATTACATATATGCTGGGGCGCCATGGAGAATGAACGTTCGCGCCGGAACCGAGGAGTACGCCTTGGTGAGCGAACGGATCCTCAAGTTCAGTCAGGACCCTATGCAAGGAGGCATGGCCATTGTCTATGCGTACATGTTCCTTTTCGAGATGTTTCAAAACGGAGAAAACCTCTCGTGCGATGTGAACCTCGACTACTGTATTACTAGACCAAACACCTTAGCATTGACCTCGCTTCTAATCTGGTCGTACAACTACTCTTTGTACGGACCAGAAACGCACATCTGGGACAATTCCTCCGACACGGACGAaaatttgaacaagaagctGAAGGAAGAATACGTCCCCATAGAATCGTTCCAGCAGCATCTCAAGAGAATGTATTCGTACCTGCACGTCGACAAAAACCTCGACGTCTACACTCACCATCAGCagttgaaggaaaaggcAAGACTGCTAAAGGACATACCAAACAAAAACCATCTTGCAGGCATGATGCTTTTCATGAGAGACCTGTTCCATGGCTGCTACTGGGAGCTAGGCAGAGAGTTCAGCCATCTATTCGACAACTGTCTCGAAAGATCCATGGGCAGAGCAAAAGTCGTATGTGAGCACATGTACGAGACGTGA
- the EAF3 gene encoding Eaf3p, whose translation MSIELENKCLCYHGPLLYVAKVLRVYNEQKRTISSKEYTDLSIDDERAEADRPPEDMRGIACYFIHYQGWKASWDEWVGLDRIRPYTEENLELKKSLVEQAKAKAASANASASAGSGSNASAKRVGKKKIGVRRVGRPSKKDKELERRALSENSPGLSETSKSSGAGSGTPGTPGAGLDRKSASPPPNSKSPPQMALLNKRSHPKIYIKIPIALRSVLVDDWENVTKDRQLVQLPSSHPLDETLHQFYTDMAGSLASPVDQAQLSEFINGIKLYFNLSLGKLLLYRLERIQFADLLKKYPNKQPTQVYGTVHLLRLITLLPEMIESSNVDDQTAKIIVKHCDSLLDWIASHVPSTVPMDTYINTSSQYEGVALSM comes from the coding sequence ATGTCTATCGAGCTCGAAAACAAGTGTCTCTGCTACCACGGCCCGTTGCTCTACGTCGCAAAGGTGCTTCGTGTGTACAATGagcagaaaagaacaatatcGTCCAAGGAATACACCGATCTGAGTATCGACGACGAACGGGCAGAAGCAGACAGGCCCCCCGAGGATATGCGCGGAATCGCATGCTATTTCATCCACTACCAGGGCTGGAAGGCCAGCTGGGACGAATGGGTCGGTTTGGACCGCATCAGGCCGTACACAGAAGAGAATTtagagttgaagaagtctTTGGTCGAGcaggccaaggccaaggcaGCCAGCGCGAATGCCAGCGCGAGCGCTGGCAGCGGGTCCAATGCCTCGGCAAAACGCgttgggaagaagaaaatcgGTGTCAGACGCGTCGGAAGACCCAGCAAAAAGGATAAAGAGCTCGAAAGAAGGGCTTTATCGGAGAATTCCCCAGGTCTCTCTGAGACTTCGAAATCTTCCGGAGCAGGCTCTGGCACGCCTGGAACCCCAGGCGCTGGCCTAGATCGCAAATCTGCCTCTCCTCCTCCAAACTCAAAATCACCTCCACAGATGGCCCTGCTCAACAAGAGATCACACCCAAAGATATACATCAAGATCCCCATCGCACTCCGGTCCGTCCTAGTCGATGACTGGGAAAACGTCACAAAAGACCGCCAACTAGTCCAGCTCCCCAGCTCCCACCCGCTAGACGAAACCCTCCACCAATTCTACACAGACATGGCCGGCTCCCTCGCGTCCCCAGTAGACCAGGCCCAGCTCTCGGAATTCATCAACGGAATAAAACTCTACTTCAACCTCTCGCTCGGGAAACTCCTCCTCTACCGTCTCGAAAGAATCCAATTCGCAGACCTCTTGAAAAAATACCCAAACAAACAACCCACTCAAGTCTACGGAACCGTCCATCTACTAAGACTCATCACCCTGCTCCCAGAGATGATCGAGTCCAGCAATGTCGACGACCAGACCGCCAAAATTATCGTGAAACACTGCGACAGCCTGCTGGACTGGATCGCGTCACACGTTCCATCCACCGTTCCGATGGACACCTACATCAATACCTCCTCCCAGTATGAAGGCGTGGCCCTAAGCATGTGA
- the YCK3 gene encoding casein kinase YCK3, with protein sequence MSKRSSQQVVGIHYAVGSKIGEGSFGIIFEGENILNGGSKNPVAIKFEPRRSDSPQLRDEFRAYRILNDVKGIPHAYYFSQEGIHNILIIDLLGPSLEDLFEWCSRKFSVKTTSMLAKQMIERVRSIHEHDLIYRDIKPDNFLISEFQRELPDGSVVRSCASSSNGDPNLIYVVDFGMAKQFRDPNTKQHIPYRERKSLSGTARYMSINTHFGREQSRRDDLESLGHVFFYFLRGSLPWQGLKAPNNKAKYEKIGLTKQRLKPSELLKPGIPKQFAEYLSYCRSLRFDQDPDYDYLISLMTQIMQENGYEDDGHYDWMDLNNGEGWNIKINKRVNLHGYGNPTPRNTKHSAQQLTPSHQQQQQQQHQSQSQQQQQQYAQQQNSRHDSRNYRSFSESTPNRSQNKIINSSGSKSRVRLSQNNGYMGPNVPLKQGLNIQTYDSMGKLHGSHNRRSGEIDDDNDSVEEGGFFSKLCCGIC encoded by the coding sequence ATGTCAAAACGTTCTTCGCAACAGGTGGTGGGAATACACTATGCTGTGGGGTCAAAGATTGGAGAGGGATCGTTTGGGATTATATTTGAAGGGGAAAACATCTTGAACGGGGGGTCTAAGAACCCGGTTGCGATCAAATTTGAGCCGCGAAGGTCAGATAGTCCTCAGTTACGTGATGAGTTTCGTGCTTATCGAATTTTGAACGATGTTAAGGGGATTCCTCATGCTTATTACTTCAGCCAGGAGGGTATACACAATATATTGATTATTGATTTATTGGGGCCATCTTTGGAGGATTTGTTTGAGTGGTGCAGCCGGAAGTTTTCTGTGAAGACTACGTCTATGTTGGCGAAACAGATGATTGAGCGGGTGCGGTCGATTCACGAGCACGACTTAATCTATCGGGATATCAAGCCGGACAATTTTTTGATTAGTGAGTTCCAGCGGGAGTTACCGGATGGGAGCGTGGTGCGTTCATGTGCGAGCAGCAGCAATGGAGACCCTAATTTGATTTATGTGGTGGACTTCGGGATGGCGAAGCAGTTCCGGGACCCCAATACGAAGCAGCACATTCCATATAGAGAGCGCAAGTCGCTAAGCGGGACAGCGCGGTACATGTCGATAAACACGCATTTTGGACGAGAACAATCGAGACGAGACGACCTTGAGTCGTTGGGCCatgtcttcttctacttccTTCGTGGGTCGTTGCCCTGGCAAGGGTTGAAGGCCCCCAACAACAAGGCCAAGTACGAGAAAATTGGACTCACCAAGCAGCGCTTGAAGCCATCAGAACTATTGAAGCCCGGTATCCCAAAGCAGTTTGCAGAGTACTTGTCCTACTGTAGATCGCTACGGTTTGACCAGGACCCGGACTATGATTACTTGATTTCGCTTATGACTCAAATCATGCAAGAAAACGGCTACGAAGACGACGGCCACTACGACTGGATGGATTTGAACAACGGCGAAGGCTGGAATATCAAGATAAACAAGAGGGTCAACCTGCACGGATACGGCAACCCGACTCCCAGAAACACAAAGCATTCTGCGCAACAGCTCACTCCATCACaccagcaacagcagcagcaacagcaccAAAGCCAATcgcagcagcaacaacagcagtaCGCTCAGCAGCAGAACAGCAGACATGATTCACGGAATTATAGATCATTCTCTGAAAGCACTCCTAACAGGTCACAAAATAAGATAATAAACTCAAGCGGAAGCAAGAGCAGAGTAAGACTGTCGCAAAATAATGGGTACATGGGACCCAATGTTCCCTTGAAACAAGGTCTAAACATCCAAACTTATGATTCGATGGGGAAACTCCACGGCTCACACAACCGTCGTAGTGGCGAAatcgatgatgataatgactCTGTGGAAGAAGGTGGATTCTTCTCCAAATTATGTTGCGGTATCTGTTAA
- the DSE1 gene encoding Dse1p, whose product MNTSYYKAPEVFRQNAIFVKKNRGAAAARNNDDKELALPRTCKADSSRLNSPLLRKVSGDLNDVVVTKKLRSDCWKLETDVTGVTSMSVDDSTIVLSNSAKTDNVHLYQLRDASQDDDNNIAIAGKKLLHSLQTISVPGNPIVSTDIVPWQHNATVESFDSSVHDTIMLTGHSDGYVNMIATSTSEGKAKILKRFNHAKHLKVTHPISDSFGVDLASQVYDMHRSKPVRQLKSWNKNHFVSVINESLFVYDVNEHARNPLFLNNFPGLEHVDPNPVNKHTFSLAGTKFGAAGIALLDLRSNDTTGLRVPGGELQQQHQGTTECGRSYVSKWLDEYTVANSVGKTLKVWDIRYGEVKAQLLGHYGYVNSLEFDSKLNKLYSSDDQGLILSWDMNAVEFKDEVVCCRPSHGIQSFNLPSDCIQNGTIINSPDLERVSDKQYGLGSHFLGISGSNLLSLHDQELRSYSIVHMPMAIRAPPRSPLRLLRPKVSRKSTVSKATVSVGGSSSDETSKDSNSAFEDSEDTLEYEAHSPHTPVLDGTFGAKHLDFFIPELPLLSGIRRESDATLNSVAK is encoded by the coding sequence ATGAATACTTCCTACTATAAAGCGCCAGAAGTGTTCAGACAGAATGCTATTTttgtaaagaaaaatagagGGGCAGCTGCTGCCAGAAACAATGACGATAAGGAGCTTGCCCTTCCTAGAACTTGCAAAGCGGACTCCTCGCGTTTGAATAGCCCTCTGCTACGGAAAGTCAGCGGGGATTTAAACGATGTGGTTGTCACCAAGAAGCTGAGAAGTGACTGCTGGAAACTAGAGACCGACGTGACTGGCGTCACATCGATGTCTGTGGACGACAGCACGATTGTTCTTTCTAATTCGGCCAAAACAGACAACGTGCATTTGTACCAGTTGAGAGATGCTTCGCAGGACGACGATAACAACATAGCTATTGCTGGGAAAAAACTGCTCCATAGCTTACAAACGATCAGTGTTCCAGGGAACCCCATTGTGTCCACGGATATCGTGCCCTGGCAACACAATGCCACAGTCGAGTCCTTTGATTCGTCTGTTCACGACACCATCATGCTCACTGGTCATTCTGACGGATACGTTAACATGATTGCGACTTCTACCTCGGAAGGTAAAGCTAAGATCTTGAAACGTTTCAACCACGCAAAACACTTGAAAGTTACGCACCCCATCTCGGACTCATTTGGGGTAGACTTGGCATCACAGGTGTACGACATGCACCGTTCCAAGCCCGTACGCCAATTGAAAAGCTGGAACAAGAACCATTTCGTTTCCGTGATCAACGAATCGTTGTTCGTGTACGACGTGAACGAACATGCCAGGAACCCGctgttcttgaacaatttcCCTGGTCTTGAACACGTTGATCCTAATCCGGTCAACAAACACACCTTTTCGCTTGCCGGTACAAAGTTTGGTGCCGCTGGTATCGCCTTGTTGGACCTCCGCTCTAATGACACTACCGGATTACGTGTTCCTGGAGGAGAgttgcaacaacaacaccaagGAACAACCGAATGCGGGAGATCTTATGTGTCGAAGTGGTTGGACGAATACACAGTTGCCAATTCGGTCGGGAAGACGCTCAAAGTTTGGGATATCAGGTACGGAGAAGTCAAAGCACAGTTGTTAGGCCATTATGGTTATGTGAACTCGTTGGAATTCGACTCAAAGCTCAACAAGTTGTACAGTTCGGACGACCAAGGCCTAATACTTTCATGGGATATGAATGCGGTCGAGTTCAAGGACGAAGTTGTCTGTTGCAGGCCATCGCACGGTATTCAGAGTTTCAATCTACCAAGTGATTGCATACAAAATGGTACCATAATCAATTCTCCAGACCTAGAAAGAGTTTCAGACAAGCAATATGGGCTCGGAAGTCATTTCCTCGGAATTTCAGGCTCGAACCTGCTCTCGTTACACGATCAAGAACTACGCTCATACTCCATTGTACACATGCCTATGGCAATTAGGGCCCCACCAAGAAGCCCACTACGTTTGCTCAGACCAAAggtttcaagaaagagTACTGTTTCCAAGGCTACAGTGTCAGTGGGGGGATCAAGTTCAGACGAAACGTCAAAGGACAGCAACTCTGCGTTCGAAGATTCCGAAGATACGTTGGAATACGAAGCTCATTCTCCACATACACCAGTTCTGGATGGAACTTTTGGTGCGAAACATTTGGACTTCTTTATTCCTGAACTTCCTCTCTTGTCTGGTATCAGAAGAGAAAGTGACGCTACGTTAAACAGCGTTGCTaagtag